The sequence GTTTTTGTCAGAAAAAGGTGACATATTTAGGTATTCTTCGAGTATATATATTTTCCTAGATTTTCCCCTTGAATTAAGTACATTTTGACACTTTTTCTTGAGCATATATAAATACTATTTTCTTGGTTCCATTTTGTTTCTCGGGATGATTTTTCTTTTGCTGGATGTTCTCGGGATgcttatttgattttattgtcaagggttatttacttatttatttatggtAGTTAACATCTTAAAAGaggtttatttgattttgtagaATGGAGTGTACTTGTTAAATAATCATACATTTTTTATATCACTTTACTTTTTGCCATTGGGAAAACTGATTAGCCACATCTAGTTGTTTGATCTTTTTTGGAGAGTTTCATCATTGGGGATCTTGAAATCGAATTGAGAGGATTGCGACTATTTCGAAATCTTTGCGTTTGAATGTGAAGATTGCTTATTTTTCGaaattttggcttgagcagTGGAAGACTTGCAACTGCGCATTGGAGTGGCTCAAAATTTCTCTAGCTGCAGGAGGGGAGTATCGAATTGTGTCGTTTCTTAACCGCGGTGTGACGGGAAGGCTATGCCTAGTTGAAAGATTCGCGTTGTATCGATTGGAGGGATGATTGCTGGACTGAGAAATGGCGTAAGAGAGCTTCCTTCAGCCCACTCATGGACGAAATTTGGGGCTGAACTAGCTGCCGACTCATTCATTTAAACACTCGGTAGAAACAGCGGGAAGTTTGATGCTACTGTGGTTGAGTGAATGATGCGGGAGATAGTTTCACGCCACTCTCCTTCTGTGCTTGGACTGAAGGGAGCTCCTTCGCTATTTACTTCATTCCCTTTCTCCGCAGAGGGTTCCATCTCGTCTCTGAAACGGGATGCTCGATCCAGAGGATACCGACGTCTTTATGATCATCATGTTAATTTAGGAAGAAGAATTACAAATGGGGTGAACTAATTCATGAACTAGTAGTTCTCATTTAATTTTGTTGTGCCGAAACTTTGAGATGTCATCACCTTACATGCCTCCATTCTCTGCTGCAATCGCGATACGCTCTTTGTAGCAATTTCTTTGCTCATAGGCATAATATCACTTTTCTATCTTGTTTCGAATGATAAGCTAGTTGCATCCGTTGCTTCAAGACCCTATCATCTATGTGCATATTCGGCAAAAAGCCGAAACTACGCGGTGTTTTCGATAACGATCCTAAAGGGATGTTCAGTGTTTCTGGAGGAAGAAACAATTTATGGATGTCTGAATGTTACTTGCTCGGGTTGCTTTCACGAAACTTGGTATTCTTGGTCAGTTCATGCAACTTTGTGGTACCTTTTTTCTACTATTAATTTATCTTCTTACTCTTTCTGTTTTTTTTGAATTACTATGGTTGCCATATTAAGGAATCAAACCTATGGGATTAGTGCATGTATTTCCCATAAGGGATGGAGGGAATAATCCTTTTTGTGCCCTGTTTTTGctattttttaaactttttcaTGCTACTTTATTTGTACTTGAATCCTGCTATTGGATAATTTAATTGATGGGCTGCATTTGGTTTGTGTAGGGTGGTCCCTGACTTCTTGGTTTCTTTTTATACGCATTTCAAAACCGGTCATGGATCGTGGTGCAGTGATGTAAACCTCTTCCAAAACGAAGAGACCTGGATTCAAAACGAAGACGTCCCATTGTAataatatatgttttaaaaaaaacttgggAAATGGCTAGGTGTAATTACATGTAGCAGTTGAAGATATATGATTTATGACTTGTTGCTTTAAGATAAATATGTATTCTATTTCTCCTACGAGTTTACTTATAGAGTGTTTCATCAAGTATAAAAAAACTGTGATATCATTCAACGCCTTGGCAATGATGGGGATATCGTCATTTGGTGATTGTGTATTGTGTGGCTTTATTGTGAGATGGTTTTACGGATATTTATTCATGAAACGGTCGATttgatacaatatatatattatatatatatatatattacaaataatacttttgatatgaaaaataatattttttcattgaTAGAATAGAATATATGATTCACAAAATGAACATATGTGACAATTTCATTAAAGTTTTTGTATTGCATGTTATCTGTAAGACAGTATCACGAAAGTTTTTATATTGTTTGTTCGTTATGATTGTAGATATGCCGAATTAAAAATGTAGCATAATATGACGTGTTTATCGAGCGATCTATGTTTGATGGAGTTAcctaattttattattatttgaattcTAATTGTATTTCAAGATTATGTATCACACACAATTTTCACACAATTTTATGGAATGCAACAGTgctgtaaaaaaaattattttctagaaaaacaatATCGTCTCAGTTCTAATTATATAAACATGTGTCTTTTTTCATACATACTAACAAATTTATTCGAAATATCAATTATTAAAACAACTTTTCACttttatccttatttaatgAGTGTTTATATaaatgatttattattttttaataaatatttaactACATGTTCATAAGTTAAATATGGGTACATTAATAGAAAAATCTTGCTAAATATGACACATGTAAATATTTGAGACAaacaaagagaaaaaaaatgtgACCTTGTATTATTGAGAAAAAAGAAATTACAATCATGTAATTAAGTCTCTCCGTATTAATTCTCGATTTTTTTCCtcaaaattctaaaaaattaaaaaatcgaaaattgtacaaaattttagGGTTCCTGCCTTTAGGGTTTCATTACAAGGATGAAAACTTCACCAACTTAAAGATAGGATGGTCCCCTATATAACATAGGGATGACTaaacaaagaaatttgttgtTGGCCAAGCTTTATTTAACTCAAAGTCTAGTACAGTACGTCACTTCTATATAAGGacgtatttttttattatttatttattattatcatttattttatatttaagacCATTTTAGTAAAATTTGATGAGGGAAAAATATTgagataataatattttttttcatttttaatgaaaattagTAAATTTTTATAAGACCAAGTATTTAGGCTCCttttggtttcaaaagccagaccaaaaaatacttttatttaaaaaaaatattgtgtaTTTACCCTCAGAGTAATTATTGCTCAAATAATTTTTCACCCAAACATCGTGTCAATGTGTAATTGATAAGGGTCGAATTTTGTGACATTATAATAAAACACGGTGATTAGCGACTAAATTATAAAATTAGTTCCTAAATTTAGATATGGTTTATGTTTAACCATCGCTAATTGCGACGATTTTCCAAATAATAGTCGCTGAATCACAGTACGACGAACTTAAAGACGAAATATTAATATTAGACGCTTTTGAAGCCATACATTGTTAACTTTGCGACGGAACCAATTCGTCGCAAAAAATGGATGCAAAGATTAATGTTAATGATTTTCATCACTAATTGTTAGTAGCTAATTTTAACGACTATTGTATAAAAAACCGTCTCTAATAACGACACATAACAGAACACGGACGCTTTTCATATTAGTCGCAAAACCGTCGCTATGAAGCGACGGTTTTGCGAACTATTAAACCGTCGCTCAAAGTCGAGTTTTTTTGTATCATGATCTTTTCTGATCAATTTTAAGACGAAAAAATTTGCTATTTTCGCAAACAATAGTCGGAGATGTTAAATATGTATCCAAATATTCTTAACTGTATAAGGCATAAACACTAATTTTGATCATCTATATGTTAGTATATGTCTTTTATCGGTTATGATACTGAGAAAATGAAATTATCTATGTGGATGGTAATTAATTTTGGTTATGTGGTCCAAGTCACCATTTTTTGCTTCACTAAGCTTGTCTTCATGGATTTTTCGACTGTAAAGACAAAAATACTATGAATCGAGATGACCtttaaatttatccaataaAACTCTTTCGAAGTTCAagtcaaaatttttaagaatgcCGAAAAAGTTTTAAGAGCAGAATATATGTATGCAACAAATGTTTTCAAgaatcaaatttgtttatttttttgaggATGTTGGTTTTCGATTAAGATATCCGTCCATATAAGTTATAACTTATAACCATATAAATATTTAACAGATTTTGTAAACCATACTTACTAGCATCCATGCACACGCTTTGcgtgtgatataatatatagtattatgtatttacatatatatatatatatatattatcatgatttattttttattattacaaaataggtggttaaaaaaataacatggaGATGAATGTGAGAAAGTGGGTAGTTATAGGTTGATAGGGATAATTTGGTACAAACATTAAAATGACCAAAAATGGTTACTCAAAATCTTTGTGCATTATAATATAGAATAGATAGAATAGATTTATGAGgggaaaattataatattctacTAAATTAGGGGCCAATTTGCTGTTTTTTCTTTCCCCTTGCATTTTTCCTCTCCTGTCTCAGGAGTCAGTAGCGGCAACTATCTTCCGAGAATGGAGAAGCTGAAATTCGCAATCCCAGAAACGCTGAAGCGCGAAATCTCAGAAAGTACACCGAATTCCCTCCATTCCACATGCTCTTCTCTTCTTGATTTCTATCAAAATCTGCCCCTTTTTCACCAGGTACTGCTGCAAATATAGTGTCTTTGTCTCTTTGATGGATTTGTTTTGGGCTCGACGTGCTTTATTTTAGTGGGGAATGATGCGGAATGGcggtttatatgattttttttcctgTTCTTGGTTGGAAATCCTTAGCTGGTCGGAGATTTAACGGACCCGGAAATGGCGCTGTGCGGCAAGAATAAGGAAGCTGCTTTGGAAGCCAAGGCAAATGGCAACGCATGCTTTTCGAACGGGGATTTCTCCAATGCTTTGCGTTTCTACTCTCAGGTAGCATAACTTAACAACCCATTGtggtgtttttttaattaagttcCTCAGTTactagaaaggaaagaaaaaaaGCTGTGATCTTTTAATGTGTACAGGAGGATCTGAAGCAGTAATTTACAGTTTTGTGTACCATAAAGGAGGATTTGACATATGTTTGGTTTTATTTTGAAGAAATATTGCATTTTTTAAGTGCTTCCAAATTGGATTGAATTTTTAAGTGCTTTGAGTCTAAAATAGTAATAGTTATGGATTAGCAATGCGAGATTAGTGTCACGTGAAATACATGTTTGGACTTCGTTTCAATTCATATCACTCCATCCGGTGGTAACCAAATTAAATTTTCAGTTTTTTCCTGTTGAAGAGACAATTGCATATGATGGCTCCTGTTGAAGAGTTCTTGTTTTACTACCTTGTGATCAATTATCAATATCTTTTAAACTCTATAAGGAATAAGTAGACCTCTGgaagccaatcttgacaatgcaTGTTTGCGTTCATGCACTGATTACTAGAGTAAGAGTGAAAGGAGTTCTAAATCTCTTTTTAGTAGTTTGCCATATTTGCAATTGGGTGGGTtggggtgtgtgtgtgtgtggtggGGTGGGGGGTGGGGGGTGGGGTCATAGATAGATACTTTAACCTGCCTCTGTTGAACCTTTTCTCTATACTGAAAATAAACAGTCTTCAGACTCAATTAATTTGGAGCGCCAtaatattcttttaaatgaataaacagGCACTGCACATTGCACCAACAGATGCGGATGATGGGGAGAAAAATCTTGTGGCAACACTTTATGTGAATCGTGCTTCTTCGTTGCATGTAAGCTTTAGTTTCATAATGTGATCGGTTTTGAGACACATGCTTtaactaattatttttttagtcttaGTTTTCCTATTGGTTTATCTCCAGAAATTGGGATTTTCTTCGGAAAGTTTGCGAGATTGCAGTAGGGCGCTTAAAATATCCCCTGTTTATGCAAAGGTGAAAGCTTGTTCCCTTATCTATTCTTCTTCTGTCTCACTGTGACTAAATGTATTCAGAATAAATATGGGAATGATAGTGGTACTATTTTCCCCTTAAGAAATCAGTTAGTGGTTCTTAATTAAACATGGGCTTCGAATCACCTTGTGTGTAGCTTTTTTTATTATCAAGTTTGTTGTATTTTCTGCATTTAATCTTTTTAGAAAAATTGCTGTTCAATCGCACTTGGCTTTCGCAGTTGAGGAcaaattgtgtttttgttttacagtttattttatatttttatttcattaaatcCTTACAAGAATATTCTCTCAGAGTATATTCTTATTTAGGCATGGTTTAGGAGAGCTAAGGCAAATGTTTCACTAGGGAACCATGAAGATGCGATCAATGACTTGAAGATTTCAATGAAGACTGAGACATCCTTGAGTGGAAAAAGACAAATTCAGGGTGAGCTAAAACTTATCTCGGATCATTCTGGGCAAAGAAGCAGTCTACTGGAGGAACCATATGATAATTCTCAAGGTTTTCTAGCTCCATCTTATCTTTATCTCTTTTATCTAAGAAAGGTGTTTCAGATAAGTAGCTAGTAGCTACGCATTCTATCAGTTTGTTGTTTGTGCTCTGCAATCATATATGAATTGCTTGTAGCAATCAATTGTATCACCAAGACTGTTGTGTTGAAtatttattgttggttttaaaaAAGAGAGAATCATTTCAGTGTTGAAGATCAAATTTTATTCATAAGAAATGATTTTGAGTTGTACGCAGGTTCAACCTAAAAACTGAATCCTTATCACTAAAAATTGGCAAATTGGACTCTGCTCGTTTAGATTTAGTTTGTTTTGCTAATGGATAGATGTACTTGTATGAACCATGGATTTGTTTTGTTCGTGCACTCTCCTGTGGTTAATTACCACCAGAGCCAGAACTGTTTATCTTCCTTCTGTTCCATTAGTGCAGCTGTGTTTTAGCCAATTATGAACGAGCTGTGTGGTTCAAACTATTTAGTTCATAGCATAATATTTACTGAACGTATCTCTTGGAATGTTGCACTTATAAATGTTTATTGCTTTCCTTTGCTTTGTGTAACATGTCATTTTTGCTTCTTTAATTTCTTATACTGTAGGTCTTATGTGACAGATGAGCCACTGCAAGTGGAACTCCAATGTGTCTTTACTCCAACTAAGGGAAGGGGAATGACTTCTTATACTGATGTCCCGCAAGCCTCTTTAATTCACAAGGAAGATCCTCATGCTGCTGTATgtgttaaaattatttttccccGACGTGAAGTGCTTTTAGTAGTTAGAAACAATCATACTATGGATCTTTCTTCAATAGGTTACCTCATGTAGTATACATTTTGCAATCTTGTGCACTAAGTTAATATCTTGGTTTTATTTCCATCCATTGCCTTATGCCAGGCTTAaagaattttattttgtaaaaagaaTGGACAACTATGATAAACAAAGGAGCCCTTTTTAGCGTAAATATGCAGCACTAATCCTTACTCACCTGAAGAAGTGATGTGCAGATTATATTGAAGCATTGTCGCGAAACCCATTGTCACTATTGTTTCAATGAACTACCAGCAGATGTCGTGTCCTGcatctcatgttcaattccatTTTACTGCTCTACAAAATGTCAAATGCTAGCTGGAGGATGTGGTTCTTCTGAACATAAGAAACAATATGAATTTCCAAGAAACTCAATAGATGATCTTGAAGACTATGTTAGGAACGTGACTTCAACTTCGATTACCAGTTCCGAACTTGACTATGTTGCTGAACACAGGCATGAGTGTCAAGGTGTGCACTGGCCTGCGGTTTTGCCATCTGATGTAGTTTTGGCTGGCCGTGTCCTTGTGAAACATGTACGGCAACAGAGTTATGATTGTGCTCATCCTAACATTCATGTGATTCTGGTTAGTGTAtaagcttttttttttcttttgtttgtgtccTGCTATCCATTTTGCTTCAAGCTAATAGCCTTGCTAAATGCCAGGATCTTTGTcagaattatgaaaaattatcgAATGAAAGCAAGTTGGAGTTGCATGTATATGCTGTGATCCTTTTGTGCTGTCTCCAGAAAGTTTATGCCTCAAAACTTCCGTTTAACTCCGTCATAATTTCAGAGGTAAATCACATTGCTTGAAAATTTATTAGAGCTGCACCATGCTGTCCTTTTTGTAGCTTTGTATCTATACACGTGCCcatattttatcaaaattttatatacacTTTATTCACGTGTTTTACTTTTTCCCTGCATTTGCGATTTCCTCAATACAGATTATCATGCTTCTATCTCAAATTAGGGTCAATTCCATGGCAATTGTCCGGATGAAATATTCAGATGGCAATCAGCCTCTAGATTATCAAGGAACAATGTCTATGGAGCAGGTACTCACCACAGTGTAAATGTCTAATTCTTTTCGAACTATTTTTGcagtaataaataaataacagccAATCTTTTCATTTTATACACGTGTAGTGACGAGAGGAAAAGCTAGACTTTTGTTACTACTCAAAGAACTAATATAGGAGGATATAAATTACTCTTGTAAATCATATgggcaataaaaataaaagactgATTGCAATCATATGAATTCTTTCCTAGTAGTTAGCTGCTCGCAAAGCCAATGTGATTTATAAATAACATTGCTCATAAATTTTTCCACTCTTAATAAATCTTCACAGTATCTTGAGCTAACTAAAATATGATGTTTTATTCTTGTTCTCTTCCCTTAAAGTGGTAAGGAGGGTTCATATCCAAAGATttctttttttatgttttatctgTTTCAGCACTACATTATTTGATTCAGAGAACACAAACTTTATCTCTGCCACTAATTCTTTTTCTATCAGTCTTTTTATCTGGATgcaatattcatgaaaaaattTGTACTTTCTCACTATAGCTGGATTCTATATACTTTCTCACATCTATTCGACTGATTTTGTCAAAGAGGCATCCTCCCCTGTGGATCCATTGAGTATTAGTAGTATACTGGGACAAACCTGGTTGCTATGTCCGTCGTGTGTGTGAATTATGAAACTGGAAAAACTTGAAACCTACTAAAACCATTAAGTAGGCTTTAGGTGGGCCAAATGTTGGTTTCTGTTCCCGTGAAATCAGAAGCTATCTTGTAGTCAAACAGCACTGTTTCCTCAAATGTTCCCGTTTATTTAGTTGAGATATAATGCTTTAACTTGTAACCATATTGAATCTGTCCAATGCCATTATCTAGGTTAGAGTGGCTCAAGCTGTGTATTCTGGTGGGAGTTTATTTAATCATTCTTGCCAGCCAAATGCTCATGCGTATTTCCTTTCGCGCACTCTGTTCATACAAACAACTGAGTATGTCACTGCAAGATCCCAACTGGAGCTCTCTTATGGCCCTCAGGTTCTTCATTAACAAACATTGTTCTATATGCTTAAAAAGTACGAATTACATGACACGACATGATTTCATCGCCAAGGATTTTGTGGTGTTGCCTATTGGTAAATGTGGATCGTGTTCCGACGTATTCTGGAAGTTATGTTGATCCATGATGCTACTGTGGGAATCAATGGTTTATTTGCAGCACAGCCGTACTGCATTTATAACCAAGCTATGAAAATTTCATCACAAGCTATAATTTTTTAGGTTGGACAGTTGAACTGCTTGGAACGGCATCAAGTTTTGGAAGATCGATACTCATTTATTTGCCAATGTAGAAGTTGTGCTCGAGTGAATACCCCTGATCTTGTCATTAATGCTTATCGATGTGTTAAGCCAACTTGTTTAGGAGTAGTTCTGGACAGCTCTGTCACCAAATACGAGAAAGAGAGACTCAGATGCTTAAAAGTGCCAAACTCTATGCAGGTATTTGCTTTAGAACTTATATCGTTTTCTTATAAATTTCATTAGCTAAACATGTCATCCACCGATATCTTGTAGACTCTTTTAAATACTTAGATTCAAGAATTCCATAAAAATCCTGTCATTTTTTATGCACCTTACGTAAAATTCCATTTGAAGATGGAGAACCATTTACTTTATGTTCCATTTTTACACTCCATTCCAATTACTTTGAACAAAGACTTCCTATTGAACCCTAACATCTTTCGTTTCTACTTAGCTTAGTTGATTAAGTAGAAATGCCCTCACCATAATGCATCCTGTTCCCTTTCAATGACAATAACTTTGTCATCGATGAAGTGGGAAAAGTTACACACAACTTTATCTCTCCTCCTGCGGGATCGAATGCTTGctattatatcaaaatttataactGTGAACTACAGTGCCAAAAAAAATGTTGAAACTATATAGAAATCCAAACAGATTGTTGTACCACATGGGCAAATCATATGGGACAGTATGGTTAGTTGTTTAACTCCAACAATTATTCCAATTAACAATTGATGAGAATCAAATACACGACCTTCTTTgttagagaattttgcaatcGAGCACTGGTAGTGTGTCAAAAACTATAGCTATTAACTATGAAActgatattttaaattatacaaCTCAAGCATCCAATTGTTGTTCCTAAGAgttcttttttttaatgtttattgaAGGGTTATATGGTCGATGAAGATATCAGCAGTGTGGCTTGCCACTTGTGCAAGGAAAATGATAATAGCTACTGCTTGGAGGCAGGCCATTGTTTGAACTGTGGCAGTTATTGTGATATACAAGCTTCACAAAAGGCAATTTCAGAGGCCGATAGTTATATTGGAAGGTATTACTGGTACAGTTTATCAGTGCtggaaattttaaataaatacccTACGGCAAATCCCTTTACCAATGAACTAaagattttgttttatttttatgttaatctTTTATCAAAGTTGATTCCCTTTAGGGCATGCATACATGCCATGAATTATCATTGCTCTACACCACGTCATATGCCAATGCATATAATCTTATAATCTGACTGATATCTTTCACCGGATAGGTTGCAGGACAGGATAGCAGGAAGTCAAGTACTAACTAACACAATTAAGGATGCCGTAAAA comes from Henckelia pumila isolate YLH828 chromosome 4, ASM3356847v2, whole genome shotgun sequence and encodes:
- the LOC140863905 gene encoding uncharacterized protein; translated protein: MEKLKFAIPETLKREISESTPNSLHSTCSSLLDFYQNLPLFHQLVGDLTDPEMALCGKNKEAALEAKANGNACFSNGDFSNALRFYSQALHIAPTDADDGEKNLVATLYVNRASSLHKLGFSSESLRDCSRALKISPVYAKAWFRRAKANVSLGNHEDAINDLKISMKTETSLSGKRQIQGELKLISDHSGQRSSLLEEPYDNSQDEPLQVELQCVFTPTKGRGMTSYTDVPQASLIHKEDPHAAIILKHCRETHCHYCFNELPADVVSCISCSIPFYCSTKCQMLAGGCGSSEHKKQYEFPRNSIDDLEDYVRNVTSTSITSSELDYVAEHRHECQGVHWPAVLPSDVVLAGRVLVKHVRQQSYDCAHPNIHVILDLCQNYEKLSNESKLELHVYAVILLCCLQKVYASKLPFNSVIISEIIMLLSQIRVNSMAIVRMKYSDGNQPLDYQGTMSMEQVRVAQAVYSGGSLFNHSCQPNAHAYFLSRTLFIQTTEYVTARSQLELSYGPQVGQLNCLERHQVLEDRYSFICQCRSCARVNTPDLVINAYRCVKPTCLGVVLDSSVTKYEKERLRCLKVPNSMQGYMVDEDISSVACHLCKENDNSYCLEAGHCLNCGSYCDIQASQKAISEADSYIGRLQDRIAGSQVLTNTIKDAVKSCDILKKFLHPFNKKVAEAEDNIAQALYLAGNLQAALDHCQASIEILEKLYGKDHIVIGNELIKLVSIQLSMGRESAAKNANRLVNIFSRYYGSDADIIFPHLTYLKKNVCNL